The Methanococcoides sp. AM1 DNA window CCACCATTGCAGGTGCTGTGAAAGCATCTCCATTCCCTATGGAAACCGGTCTTGATAGATATTGAAGCCCTGCAGCACCAAGGAATGCAGCACCGATAACACCGATATACTGCTGCAACATGCTGATTATGGAAGCCCTGTTGACATTCATATTCCCGGGAGCCACTACGATCAGTTTCTGCACAGGCTCGTAGATCTTGACCTCACGGCCTTTCTCACTCCATTTGATCCTGTGAACTTTGATAAGATCAGCTTCCAGCAAGCTGTCAATGTTGTACTTGATAGTGGTAATTGAAAGACCGAGCTTTTTAGAGATATCCGTTGCAGACATCGGCTCTTCGGAAAGAAGGTCCAGGATCTTCAGGGACTTCTCATTGGAAAGCGTCTGTGTGATCTTCTTTGAATCCTCGTTGAGCGGAAGTACAACTACATTGTCCGAACTGTCCTGATCTGTATCTTCAGTTTCAGCCTTGTTCTTATTTTCAACGTCTTTAGTGACCATGTTCGCACCAGAGGTTGATCTCATACAACCATGCTTTTGTCTTCAGAAGAGAATGCTACAAACCTTTTAGCAGGTCCGTAGATATCTTCTTTCCCCTCCAGACCGGAGGAAGTGCTCTTTATCTCTACAAGATCGGAATCCATAAGGGCCATGACCTTATCTTCAACATCCACAAAAGGAAGACCGGTCCTGCGGGAAATTTCCCGAACAGAAAGTGGATATTCCGAAAGCACTTCCAGTATCGTGAAAGAACCTTCTCTTGAAAGCACTTCAGTTACATTCCTTGATCCTTCAGCAATAGGGAGGATCAGGAATTTATCGATGTTTACGGGATTTGATGCACATTCCATAACGATTGTCCCCTTTTTTTAAACGCAATTATCAGATAAGTTCCACATGAACATCAAGATCATGTACTCCGGGATCTGTAGGTACAGGGTTGTGCCAGGTACTATAATAGTCACCATTTGAAAGTCTTCCATCTCCATCCACATCCACATGTACTGAAAGTGAATAGGTCATTCTTTCGTCAAGATCAGGATGATTTATCATGTATAGCAATGGCTCAATGTTACCAGCATCCATAGAAACATCATCAATAGTATCTTCTGAAATAACAACTGATGCAACGTCCTGAAGGCTCACATCCTCAACTTTCAGGTAGATAGTCGCATTAGAGAATGACTCAACAGGTTCGTCAAATATGACCATCCCCTGAACACTATTTTCTTCTGAAACCTGATCATCAGTATCTTCGCCTTCTTCATGATCTGTTTCTTCATCTACTACTTCATCAGTTCCACTGACCTCGTCTGCCAACCCATCTGAAGTGGTTTCAGTACAGCCCATTGAAAATGCAGCGGCCATTACTAACAAAAGTGTCAGGCCGAATGCAAAATATTTGTTCATGTTGATCATTCCTCAGTATTAACTAAATGAACAAATGATCCGTAGATATAAATCATTTATTTAAGCTACAAAATAATTCGTAGTCTTGGGATCAGGAAATTTAGTGATAAAAAGAGAAGGAAATATCCAGATTATGCTTTTGTTGACCTGAAGATATCTTCCTTAAGGATACCATAATCATCGAAACTTGAACGCATGGTCATAAATATACCAATGGCAACCGTCATCACGGTGGAAACATAGATACCGACCATTATGGCCATCTGATATTTGATAGCGAGGATCGGACTGGAACCTGCTATTATCTGACCGGTCATCATCCCCGGCAGTGAGACGATACCAATCGTGGACATGCTTGCTATCGAGGGCTTCAATGCAAGGTTAAGACTTTTTCTGGCATAGGGAAGAATAGCTTCATGTTTCTTTGCACCCAGTGACAGACTGTAGAGGTAACGATTCTCGTTCCTCCGTATCGTATCATAGAAGTTGCTGATGCTTACGAGATTTCCCCTCAGGGAATTACCAAGGAACATGCCGAATATGGGTATCAGGTATCGGGCATCAAAGAGGTTCTCAAGATCTACAACAAACGCATTGAAGTAAATTATTATCAGGAAGTTTCCTACTATAAATGAAGCAAGTGTCGGCAGTAGCAATTTTTTCAGGTCAAGCCCGACATCATTTATCGTGGAATGGGTTGCTGCAAGGACCATTATCATTAACCACAAAAGGTTCACAAATGAATTGTTCAGGTCAAAAAGCACTGTGAGGAAAAAACCCACAAAAGCAAGTTGTACGACCATTCTTGAAGCCGAAACAACTGTGTCATGGATTATCCCGAGCTTAAGATAATGACTTACAAACAGAGGAATTGCAAGTAAAAGGAAACATGCTATGAGGGATAGATAGCTAATATCAACAGCTTCCATTCAAACACCCACCGGCACGATTCTTACATTTTGCTTTTCCCAGACATCATCATGGGATATCACCACGAGTGTCCATTCCTTACGCTCCAGGAAATAATTGGCCACCTTTTCTTTCAGTGCAGCATCAAGGGACGAAGTAATCTCATCGAGCAGGTAGACATCCTTTCCAATCAGCACTGACATAATTATGCCGATTCTCTGCTTCTCGCCCCCGGACAGATCCTCGAAATCCATTTCAAGAACGTCTTTTTCAAAACCAAGATAAACAAGAAGCCTTCTGAGCTTGGTCCTGTCAAGTTTTCCTTCATTGAAAGAATAGGAGAATACTTCCTCGATAAATTCATTCACCGAACCTTCATAGATATCAAGGTCCTGGGAAACATAAGCGATCCTTTTTCTTGCATCCCATACAGTATTGCTGTCAAGTAGCTGGTTGTTAAAATAAAGACTACCACTTGTGGGATGGCCAAAACCCATCGGCATCTTCAAAAGTGTGGACTTGCCTGAACCAGACCTGCCTTTCAGCAAGATGCGGTCCCCTTTTTTAATATCAAGATCGAAATGAGATAATACTTCCTTCTCACCATAACGAATAGAGACATCTTTGTACTTCAAAAGTTCCTGACTCATGAGCTTTTGTTCACCTTATTATTTGAGATATTATGATAAGATCCATAGAATCCAACAAGATAATATATCAATTGTTGTTGGTAAAGGATTTAAATGCTAGTGCCCCTGAATATTATATGAAAGTATTTATCCGAAAATAACGTTTTTTACACATCCATTAATACATATTTCAAATTTCATGTTATTTTAGTTAAATCAAGATTATAGTAGTAACATTAGCTCATCAGCTTGTTATTTGACAGAAATGAAGAACAATAAGCTTATCCAAATCCTGCTGAAAGATCAATTTATCAGTGTTTTTGAAATGAATTTACCCTGACGTTACTTATATATCCCATCTTCTCAATACTTTTTACTATGACAGCGTGGAAGAAAGCTTCAGAGGAACTTGGAGAACTGATAGGGGAATCCGTATCCGACTATGATGTTGAGTTTCGTAAGATGTTCGGCAGCCCTGTCTATTTTGTGAACGGGAACATGTTCATCGGTGTTCATGGTGACGGGATCATGATGCGCCTGCAGGAGGAAGACCAGCAGAATCTCTATGAAGAATACGATGAAGCAGCTCCTTTTACACCAAACGGCAGGCGCATGAAGGAATATGCCCTGATTCCACCGGCAGTATATGATGATGAGATCGAGTTCAGAAAATGGTTGGACATATCGTACAGCTATGTGAGTTCCCTTCCGAAGAAAGAGAAAAAGGAAAAGAAGAAAAAAGCAACTTCCGGGAAAACAAAAAAGAGCGAGAAATGATGCTAAGAGGCATCTTTCCCACACCTATTTTCATTTCATTTCGTATTACATATCTTCCTTGATGTACTTGATCATCCTCGGCGTAAGCAGTGGAATGATCTGCGGAAGCATGTTCGGCATCAGATTCTCCATTGACTGTGGCATGAGATCAGGCATCTGTTCCTTCATATCATCGGACATCTGCACACGTTTCTCGACAGCCTTGAGCATGTCAGGCATGACCTTTGGCATTATGCCTGGCAAAAGCATTGGCATCATGATCGGCATCATTGGCTTCATCATGAGGTCCATGCCCGGGACGTACTTGACCATCTTCATCATACCACGCAGTGGAGCAGGCATTGCAGCCATCATCTGAGGCAACAGTTCCACCATCAGGTCAGTCATGTTCTCGGGCTTAAGGAGTGCGATCATCTGGTCGAATGTCACCCATGCTGTAAGTGCGGTGTTCGTCGTATCAGGAATATCATACCCCATACTGCGAGCTACTGTTGCTGAAAGGTCTTGGACGTCCACCGGACTGCCACTCTTCTCTGCAGCTATCCTCAGCTGTACCTGACAGCACGGACAGGCAGCAACCATAATGTCAGCACCAATATCCTCAGCTTCCTTAAGCCTCATGTTACCGACGACGTTAGCAATAGCCGGATCTGCGACCAGTGTCAGGACTGAACCACAGCAGTGACCTTCTGCCCTGTTGTGCTCCATTTCACGCAGTTCGACGCCCGGAACCGACTTGATAAGATCCCTTGGAGGCTCATAGATACCACCTGCACGACCCATGTGACATGCATCGTGAACTGTTACGACCTTGTCAAGAGGTGTGACGAACTTCTCAGACAGTACATCGAGCTTGTCCTGAAGTACCTGTGAGTAGTGCTTTGCCTCAAAGTCGTACTCGATACCGAGCTTCTCTGCCCACTGGCGATAGAAGGTATCCCATACCAACCAGCATGCAGGACAGGATGTGATTACGGTCTTTACACCTTTCTTCTTCATGTTCTCGATGTTCATTCTCATGATCTTCTCGAAAACATCCCACTTACCGGCAGCAAGCATCGGGATACCACAGCAGGACTCTTCTTTGCCGAGGTATGTGATCTCCATACCTGCATCTGTCAGCAGACGTACTGAAGCTTCAGCGATGTCCTTCTCGACAAATGATGCAGTACAGCCTGCAAAGTAAGCATATTCAGCCTTGTCCTTGATCTTGGGCTTAAGGTCCTCAGGGATCCATTCTTCCCTGTTCTTGAGGTACTCTCCCCAGATGTTCCTTTCCTTGAGCAGGCTGGAAGCCATGATCTCGAAAGGTGGGATGGTCATCATACCACGTTCTACGACCAGCTCTTCTCTCATGGTCATCCAGGAATCGTTGATCGGAAGATCAAGCTGGCACCTGTGATCACAAAGCTCGCAGGTCGTACAGGCAAGGAAAGTGTCTACCTGCTCCTGTGTCATCTTATCCCTGCCGGCAAGGTATTCCTTGATAAAGAACCACTTACCTCTCGGGGACTGGGATTCCCAACCGCGACCGTAGTACTGGTCACACTCTTCAACACAGTAACCACACTGTGCACAGGTGTATGCATGGGAAACGATGTCTGCAGGGATATCCTTCTGCTTCCTGAAGGTCTCTTCCCCGACACCACTCCTGTTTCCGACAAATCTCATCATCGGTTCGAATGCCTTGGACATTGATATCCCGGCTTTGAGAATGCCTTTACCTGAAATGGTCTCAGGGTTCATGATGTCATCCGGATCGACCTGCTGCTTCAGGGCCAGCATCTTCTTCAGGCGGTCACCATAGACCTTCTCTGCTTCCTTTGCAAAATAGAGACCTGAAGCGTATATCCTTCCGCCATTCTCCTCGGCGATCTTTATGATACTGATACCGAGTGTGAATGCAAGGTTGAACTTGAATGATCTCTCAGAGTGAGGGATAAAACAGAGGAGGATAACATTACCGTCCTTTGCCACCATACCTTCGATGAGCACAGGAAGGTCGATCTTCGCTTTGATCTCATTGAAGACCTTGCCGACCTTGTCAACAGGAACAATGATCTCCGCAGGAATGAACGAAGGACCAAGCCTCTTGACCTTCATGGAACGGAACCATTCACTGGCTTCGTGTCTGGAAATATCTTCAGAAAGGATCTTGCCACCATTGCTGGTTATGATATTTTCAAGGGCACTAACATCCCTTGACTCAGGATAAATAAAGTTACAAATATATGACTTAGGCAATTCCGGTCTGTCCTCGACGACCGTTTCGCCATGGTGGGTGGAAAATGGCATTTCATTCTTCATGCCTGCCCAATCGGGATTTATAAATGAGATAGACCATAGTGGCACTTTTTCTGCAGCTACTGACTGAAGGGCTTTCTGCATGGACTCGGAATCAGCAAATTCTGCAGAGATGGATGCTGTATCTTCCTTATTGCGTATATTCAGGGTGATCTGGGTAATGATACCGACAGTACCCATACTTCCGATGAGGCTGTCCATTTCATCGCCTGTGAAATCCCTGATCTCGCCGTTTGGAAGCACTGCTCTTGCAGAGACCATGGTGTCTTGGGACCAGCCGTATTCATAGCTGCCGTAACCAATACCGTTCTGTGCAAGCCACCCACCTACTGTTGCTGCAGGGGCACTTGAAGGCATGGCACAGACAGAAAGGTCCTTTTCATTGAGCTTTTTCTCAAGGCGCTCCCATACGATACCTGCTCCGACCGTGACGGTCATGTTCTCAGCATCGATGGAGATTATATCATTCATCAGGTTAACATCTGCAATGATACCACCCTTTGTAGGAATGACACCACCGTAACCGGATGATGCTCCGGCACGGGGAACAATAGGAATAGAATGTTTACGTGAGAAATCCATCAGTTTGACAATATCGTCCTCTGTGCGAAGTTTTACGATCGCTGCAGGGTCAGTGTTGCCTAACATCATCTTTGCCATTGACGGAAGTGCTCCGACATCATGACTGTAGAAGTGTCTTTCACGTTTGCTGAAATTCACGCGGTCGCCAAATATACCGCCGAGTTCTTCCTCCTGAGAGGAGGTGAGGTTTGCTGTGTTTTTTGCCATATTAGATCCCCCTTAGAAATTGGGTCGTTTTTCAATATAAACTTTTAAGTTATTTTTTGAGTAATGTCCAATTTAAAAAAGGAAAAATTGGAAACAAATTTTCTCCATTTTAGAATGATAGTGAATCTTTCGGACATTTCTCAATACATCGTCCACATTTGATACAGTCCGGGTTGTTGCCGATATCACGAACTTTAAGTTCCATCGGACAGACCTTCTCACAAAGTTTGCAGTCAACACATGAATCATGGTCCATCTGAAGCTGGTACTTGTTACCGCCGATGATCCTCTGCATTGTTCCCATTGGGCAGGCGTTACACCAGGACCTTGTGTTGAAGTAGCTTCCAAGCATTGTGCCAATGATTGTTGTCATAAGACACATCGAGACAAGGATGGTACCGATGAGCTCAAAGGTGTTCTGTGCAGCAAATGTTACCGAGATGCGGTACATCATCAGAGCCATCATAGCTGTGAATGCAGGGATCCTGAGCCACATGCTTGAGAGGATCTTTGGGATCTTCCTTTTCTTTGAGATCTTTATGATACCGTAATCGAAGTAACTGCCACGTGGACAGAGATTACCACAGAACCAGCGCCCTCTGATGAGGCTGGTGATGAACAGTGTCCCCATGACAGCGAGCATGAAGTAACCAAGGATCGGATACCAGAGACCTCCAATGGAGACTATGACTACCAGAGAGCCAAGATAAGGTGTTATCTTAAGCATTTACCAATCCTCCAGTTCCTGTTCGACCTTCGCTACCCATTTGCTGACAATTCCCATGATCAGCTCTTTGATCTCTGCTTTGTCTTTTATCCTGTAAATGAATGAATATCCGCCTCCATCGAGGTTATTTTGTGATTTTGTGAGTATGCCTTTTTCATGCAGCTTCTTAACAGACCTCTGGACGGTTGAAAGGTCGAGTTCTGTAAGAGTTGCTATATGCTCCGTTTTGCTCCAAATATCAGGCTCTTCAAAGAAGTACTCCAACACTTTCATATCAGCCCGTGTCAGGTTCAGAGCACATTTTATCACATCTTTAATTTTGAATTCCTTACATGCGAAATCGATCATTGAATCACCTTCATTATTTGTCAGTACTGCTACATTGTTACAGTTGCATATAAACGTGGTTAAGTACTGAAGGAAGATGCAAGGTTTTGGCAGTACCGTGGGTAACTGTGATGATATGGCAGTAATATATTGTAGGAAATAAAAAATGGAATGATCAGAAAAATAATACCCGATTTATAAACAATAATATACACCAACGTACAACACAATACATTCCAAAAAACAACCACCTGCCGGATTTTACCTACATATTTATCAATGATGGACTATTATCAAAACGGCAGGAGATTAACATGAGCACACGCGAGTATATGCTTGGAAACGTGGCGATCGCACGCGGTATCGTGGAAGGAGGAGGTAAAGTTATCTCCGGGTATCCCGGTACGCCTTCTTCTGAGATCGTTGATACGTTATCTGCAATGAAAGAACGTGATTTTTACGTTGAATGGTCAGTTAATGAAAAAGTTGCTATGGAGGTTGCTGCAGGAGCTGCCATGACAGGTGTGCGTTCTGTGGTGACAATGAAACACGTTGGTCTCAACGTTGCAGCAGACCCTCTTATGACACTTGCTTACATGGGTGTAAAGGGCGGAATGATCATCATTGTCGCTGACGACCCTGCATGTCATTCATCACAGAATGAACAGGACACACGCAAGTATTCCGAATTCTCACTTATGCCATGTCTTGACCCTTCCACACCACAGGAAGCAAAGGACATGATCCCATACGCATTCGAACTTTCCGAGAAGTTCGAGATCCCTGTGATATTCAGGCCA harbors:
- a CDS encoding YbaY family lipoprotein — translated: MNKYFAFGLTLLLVMAAAFSMGCTETTSDGLADEVSGTDEVVDEETDHEEGEDTDDQVSEENSVQGMVIFDEPVESFSNATIYLKVEDVSLQDVASVVISEDTIDDVSMDAGNIEPLLYMINHPDLDERMTYSLSVHVDVDGDGRLSNGDYYSTWHNPVPTDPGVHDLDVHVELI
- a CDS encoding ABC transporter permease; translation: MEAVDISYLSLIACFLLLAIPLFVSHYLKLGIIHDTVVSASRMVVQLAFVGFFLTVLFDLNNSFVNLLWLMIMVLAATHSTINDVGLDLKKLLLPTLASFIVGNFLIIIYFNAFVVDLENLFDARYLIPIFGMFLGNSLRGNLVSISNFYDTIRRNENRYLYSLSLGAKKHEAILPYARKSLNLALKPSIASMSTIGIVSLPGMMTGQIIAGSSPILAIKYQMAIMVGIYVSTVMTVAIGIFMTMRSSFDDYGILKEDIFRSTKA
- a CDS encoding ATP-binding cassette domain-containing protein, coding for MSQELLKYKDVSIRYGEKEVLSHFDLDIKKGDRILLKGRSGSGKSTLLKMPMGFGHPTSGSLYFNNQLLDSNTVWDARKRIAYVSQDLDIYEGSVNEFIEEVFSYSFNEGKLDRTKLRRLLVYLGFEKDVLEMDFEDLSGGEKQRIGIIMSVLIGKDVYLLDEITSSLDAALKEKVANYFLERKEWTLVVISHDDVWEKQNVRIVPVGV
- a CDS encoding TfoX/Sxy family protein — encoded protein: MTAWKKASEELGELIGESVSDYDVEFRKMFGSPVYFVNGNMFIGVHGDGIMMRLQEEDQQNLYEEYDEAAPFTPNGRRMKEYALIPPAVYDDEIEFRKWLDISYSYVSSLPKKEKKEKKKKATSGKTKKSEK
- a CDS encoding FAD-binding and (Fe-S)-binding domain-containing protein, producing the protein MAKNTANLTSSQEEELGGIFGDRVNFSKRERHFYSHDVGALPSMAKMMLGNTDPAAIVKLRTEDDIVKLMDFSRKHSIPIVPRAGASSGYGGVIPTKGGIIADVNLMNDIISIDAENMTVTVGAGIVWERLEKKLNEKDLSVCAMPSSAPAATVGGWLAQNGIGYGSYEYGWSQDTMVSARAVLPNGEIRDFTGDEMDSLIGSMGTVGIITQITLNIRNKEDTASISAEFADSESMQKALQSVAAEKVPLWSISFINPDWAGMKNEMPFSTHHGETVVEDRPELPKSYICNFIYPESRDVSALENIITSNGGKILSEDISRHEASEWFRSMKVKRLGPSFIPAEIIVPVDKVGKVFNEIKAKIDLPVLIEGMVAKDGNVILLCFIPHSERSFKFNLAFTLGISIIKIAEENGGRIYASGLYFAKEAEKVYGDRLKKMLALKQQVDPDDIMNPETISGKGILKAGISMSKAFEPMMRFVGNRSGVGEETFRKQKDIPADIVSHAYTCAQCGYCVEECDQYYGRGWESQSPRGKWFFIKEYLAGRDKMTQEQVDTFLACTTCELCDHRCQLDLPINDSWMTMREELVVERGMMTIPPFEIMASSLLKERNIWGEYLKNREEWIPEDLKPKIKDKAEYAYFAGCTASFVEKDIAEASVRLLTDAGMEITYLGKEESCCGIPMLAAGKWDVFEKIMRMNIENMKKKGVKTVITSCPACWLVWDTFYRQWAEKLGIEYDFEAKHYSQVLQDKLDVLSEKFVTPLDKVVTVHDACHMGRAGGIYEPPRDLIKSVPGVELREMEHNRAEGHCCGSVLTLVADPAIANVVGNMRLKEAEDIGADIMVAACPCCQVQLRIAAEKSGSPVDVQDLSATVARSMGYDIPDTTNTALTAWVTFDQMIALLKPENMTDLMVELLPQMMAAMPAPLRGMMKMVKYVPGMDLMMKPMMPIMMPMLLPGIMPKVMPDMLKAVEKRVQMSDDMKEQMPDLMPQSMENLMPNMLPQIIPLLTPRMIKYIKEDM
- a CDS encoding 4Fe-4S binding protein — encoded protein: MLKITPYLGSLVVIVSIGGLWYPILGYFMLAVMGTLFITSLIRGRWFCGNLCPRGSYFDYGIIKISKKRKIPKILSSMWLRIPAFTAMMALMMYRISVTFAAQNTFELIGTILVSMCLMTTIIGTMLGSYFNTRSWCNACPMGTMQRIIGGNKYQLQMDHDSCVDCKLCEKVCPMELKVRDIGNNPDCIKCGRCIEKCPKDSLSF
- a CDS encoding MarR family transcriptional regulator, whose product is MIDFACKEFKIKDVIKCALNLTRADMKVLEYFFEEPDIWSKTEHIATLTELDLSTVQRSVKKLHEKGILTKSQNNLDGGGYSFIYRIKDKAEIKELIMGIVSKWVAKVEQELEDW